The following proteins are co-located in the Carassius auratus strain Wakin chromosome 7, ASM336829v1, whole genome shotgun sequence genome:
- the LOC113105766 gene encoding phospholipid scramblase 1-like, translating to MSGPGYPSPNQPAYPMGGFGEPGKGAPPAGFQAGYQPVPDQPIMYQPGPANPASQQGQPYGAPVAAPVSVPAGVPPGLEYLTQIDQILIHQKVELLEAIIGFETNNQYEIKNSLGQKIYSAKEKNDCCTRNCCGALRSFDMKIKDNADREVIRLIRPYRCVSCCCPCCLQEMEIQAPPGTTVGYVKQDWHPCYPKFSIQGPNKETVMKLEGPCLACNCCGDVHFELKGKDGTGDPIGRISKQWSGLLKEVFTDADNFGIQFPMDMDVKMKAVLMGACFLIDFMFFEKVGDSNQRNSVFS from the exons ATGTCTGGCCCAG GCTACCCATCTCCAAACCAGCCAGCCTATCCCATGGGAGGTTTTGGAGAACCTGGAAAGGGGGCCCCACCAGCAGGGTTCCAAGCAGGATACCAGCCAGTTCCAGATCAGCCAATCATGTATCAGCCTGGACCAGCTAATCCAGCATCTCAACAGGGCCAACCATATGGAG CACCTGTAGCTGCACCAGTTTCAGTTCCTGCTGGAGTACCACCTGGTCTGGAGTACCTCACTCAG atcgATCAGATTCTTATTCATCAGAAGGTGGAGTTGTTAGAGG CAATCATTGGCTTTGAGACCAACAACCAGTATGAGATCAAGAACAGCCTCGGTCAAAAGATCTACTCTGCCAAAGAAAAAAATGACTGCTGCACACGCAACTGCTGTGGTGCCCTGCGCAGCTTTGACATGAAGATCAAAGACAACGCTGATCGAGAGGTCATACGACTCATCCGCCCTTACCGTTGTGTCTCCTGTTGTTGCCCCTGCTGCCTGCAAGAG ATGGAGATACAGGCTCCTCCAGGAACGACAGTAGGGTACGTGAAGCAGGACTGGCACCCCTGTTATCCAAAATTCTCCATCCAGGGCCCAAACAAGGAGACTGTGATGAAGCTTGAGGGGCCCTGCTTGGCATGTAACTGCTGTGGTGATGTGCACTTCGAG CTCAAAGGTAAAGACGGTACTGGGGACCCTATCGGTCGAATCAGTAAGCAGTGGAGCGGCCTGTTGAAGGAAGTCTTCACTGACGCTGACAACTTTGGCATCCAGTTCCCTATGGACATGGATGTTAAGATGAAGGCTGTACTAATGGGTGCTTGCTTTCTAATT GATTTCATGTTCTTTGAAAAAGTGGGAGACTCAAATCAGCGCAATTCTGTATTCTCTTAG
- the LOC113105770 gene encoding phospholipid scramblase 1 isoform X2 produces MSEPGCPAQDSSPGLQTDDQSPPVQPPLNQSEPIYEVGLEDHDEHIYMCPDLGPPPAGLQPESPPLPVQPVMNPPGPSNPVPHQVQSYTGCPAQDSSPGLQTDDQSPPVQPPLNQSEPIYEVDLEDHDEHIYMCPEPDPPPAVLQPESPPLPVQPVMYPPGPVNTPYIFQPNKDYPVQSYVPCAIPQTAGPGLVPPAMGLEPQNQPLPVQTVMNPVGYPFQNYPPYTIAQTAGPGLVPPATGLEPQNQPLPVQTVMNPPDPSNPTPHLVQSYTGHPLQNNFSNPMPESEVTDLQSENQQPLVQSVLKQPDPSNPVFHQPQPYAAPAVPPPVLLFGVPPGLEYLTQIDQILIHQEIECIKMLSGFETDNQYEIKNSIGQEIYHVKEESDCLVRNLFGPAHGFKMHIKDSMDQEIIQLHRPMRCFLQEIEVQAPPGVIIGYVKQEWSVIPTFTILGPSYEELLKIQGPIFPFLRCGDVEFEVKGIIGEQTIGRITKQQSGLIKQCITDTSNFCIQFPLDLDVKMKAVLLGACLFIDIIFFDKGGHLLLKLIRVS; encoded by the exons ATGTCAGAACCAG GTTGTCCAGCCCAGGACTCTAGCCCAGGACTCCAGACAGATGATCAGTCTCCTCCAGTTCAGCCACCTTTGAATCAGTCTGAACCCATTTATGAAGTTGGTCTTGAGGATCATGATGAACACAtatacatgt GTCCTGATCTGGGTCCTCCACCTGCTGGGCTTCAGCCAGAGAGTCCACCACTTCCTGTTCAGCCCGTCATGAATCCGCCTGGTCCAAGTAATCCAGTACCTCACCAGGTTCAGTCATAcacag GTTGTCCAGCCCAGGACTCTAGCCCAGGACTCCAGACAGATGATCAGTCTCCTCCAGTTCAGCCACCTTTGAATCAGTCTGAACCCATTTATGAAGTTGATCTCGAGGATCATGATGAACACAtatacatgt GTCCTGAGCCGGATCCTCCACCTGCCGTGCTTCAGCCAGAGAGTCCACCACTTCCTGTTCAGCCCGTCATGTATCCTCCTGGTCCAGTGAACACACCTTACATATTTCAGCCGAATAAAG ACTATCCAGTCCAGAGCTATGTTCCATGTGCCATACCTCAGACAGCGGGACCTGGACTGGTTCCTCCAGCCATGGGACTAGAGCCACAGAATCAACCACTTCCGGTTCAGACAGTCATGAATCCAG TAGGCTACCCATTCCAGAATTACCCTCCATATACCATAGCTCAGACAGCGGGACCTGGACTGGTTCCTCCAGCCACGGGGCTAGAGCCACAGAATCAACCACTTCCTGTTCAGACAGTCATGAATCCGCCTGATCCAAGTAATCCAACACCTCACCTGGTTCAGTCATACACag GTCATCCCCTCCAAAACAACTTTTCAAATCCCATGCCTGAGTCAGAAGTCACAGACCTTCAGTCAGAGAATCAACAACCTCTAGTTCAGTCAGTCTTGAAACAGCCTGATCCAAGCAACCCAGTATTTCACCAGCCTCAGCCATATGCAG CACCTGCAGTTCCTCCACCAGTCCTACTTTTTGGAGTACCACCCGGTCTCGAGTACCTCACTCAG ATCGACCAGATACTTATTCACCAAGAAATAGAGTGTATAAAGA TGTTAAGTGGCTTTGAGACAGACAACCAGTATGAGATCAAGAACAGCATCGGGCAAGAGATCTACCATGTTAAAGAAGAGAGTGACTGCTTAGTACGCAATCTCTTTGGTCCAGCACAtggttttaaaatgcatattaaggACAGCATGGACCAAGAGATCATTCAGTTGCACAGACCAATGCGCTGCTTCCTGCAAGAG ATTGAGGTCCAGGCTCCTCCTGGAGTAATCATAGGCTATGTGAAACAGGAGTGGTCCGTCATACCAACATTCACCATCCTGGGCCCCAGTTATGAGGAACTACTGAAGATCCAGGGACCCATCTTCCCATTCCTTCGCTGTGGTGATGTAGAATTTGag GTTAAAGGCATTATTGGTGAACAAACTATTGGTCGAATCACAAAACAACAGAGTGGTTTAATAAAGCAATGCATCACTGATACCAGCAACTTTTGTATCCAGTTCCCTCTGGACTTGGATGTTAAAATGAAGGCTGTACTTTTGGGTGCTTGCCTCTTTATT GACATAATATTCTTTGACAAAGGTGGACATTTACTTCTAAAATTAATAAGGGTATCATGA
- the LOC113105770 gene encoding phospholipid scramblase 2 isoform X3: MSEPGCPAQDSSPGLQTDDQSPPVQPPLNQSEPIYEVGLEDHDEHIYMCPEPDPPPAVLQPESPPLPVQPVMYPPGPVNTPYIFQPNKDYPVQSYVPCAIPQTAGPGLVPPAMGLEPQNQPLPVQTVMNPGNPTAHQLQSYTVGYPFQNYPPYTIAQTAGPGLVPPATGLEPQNQPLPVQTVMNPPDPSNPTPHLVQSYTGHPLQNNFSNPMPESEVTDLQSENQQPLVQSVLKQPDPSNPVFHQPQPYAAPAVPPPVLLFGVPPGLEYLTQIDQILIHQEIECIKMLSGFETDNQYEIKNSIGQEIYHVKEESDCLVRNLFGPAHGFKMHIKDSMDQEIIQLHRPMRCFLQEIEVQAPPGVIIGYVKQEWSVIPTFTILGPSYEELLKIQGPIFPFLRCGDVEFEVKGIIGEQTIGRITKQQSGLIKQCITDTSNFCIQFPLDLDVKMKAVLLGACLFIDIIFFDKGGHLLLKLIRVS, encoded by the exons ATGTCAGAACCAG GTTGTCCAGCCCAGGACTCTAGCCCAGGACTCCAGACAGATGATCAGTCTCCTCCAGTTCAGCCACCTTTGAATCAGTCTGAACCCATTTATGAAGTTGGTCTTGAGGATCATGATGAACACAtatacatgt GTCCTGAGCCGGATCCTCCACCTGCCGTGCTTCAGCCAGAGAGTCCACCACTTCCTGTTCAGCCCGTCATGTATCCTCCTGGTCCAGTGAACACACCTTACATATTTCAGCCGAATAAAG ACTATCCAGTCCAGAGCTATGTTCCATGTGCCATACCTCAGACAGCGGGACCTGGACTGGTTCCTCCAGCCATGGGACTAGAGCCACAGAATCAACCACTTCCGGTTCAGACAGTCATGAATCCAGGTAATCCAACAGCTCACCAGCTTCAGTCATACACag TAGGCTACCCATTCCAGAATTACCCTCCATATACCATAGCTCAGACAGCGGGACCTGGACTGGTTCCTCCAGCCACGGGGCTAGAGCCACAGAATCAACCACTTCCTGTTCAGACAGTCATGAATCCGCCTGATCCAAGTAATCCAACACCTCACCTGGTTCAGTCATACACag GTCATCCCCTCCAAAACAACTTTTCAAATCCCATGCCTGAGTCAGAAGTCACAGACCTTCAGTCAGAGAATCAACAACCTCTAGTTCAGTCAGTCTTGAAACAGCCTGATCCAAGCAACCCAGTATTTCACCAGCCTCAGCCATATGCAG CACCTGCAGTTCCTCCACCAGTCCTACTTTTTGGAGTACCACCCGGTCTCGAGTACCTCACTCAG ATCGACCAGATACTTATTCACCAAGAAATAGAGTGTATAAAGA TGTTAAGTGGCTTTGAGACAGACAACCAGTATGAGATCAAGAACAGCATCGGGCAAGAGATCTACCATGTTAAAGAAGAGAGTGACTGCTTAGTACGCAATCTCTTTGGTCCAGCACAtggttttaaaatgcatattaaggACAGCATGGACCAAGAGATCATTCAGTTGCACAGACCAATGCGCTGCTTCCTGCAAGAG ATTGAGGTCCAGGCTCCTCCTGGAGTAATCATAGGCTATGTGAAACAGGAGTGGTCCGTCATACCAACATTCACCATCCTGGGCCCCAGTTATGAGGAACTACTGAAGATCCAGGGACCCATCTTCCCATTCCTTCGCTGTGGTGATGTAGAATTTGag GTTAAAGGCATTATTGGTGAACAAACTATTGGTCGAATCACAAAACAACAGAGTGGTTTAATAAAGCAATGCATCACTGATACCAGCAACTTTTGTATCCAGTTCCCTCTGGACTTGGATGTTAAAATGAAGGCTGTACTTTTGGGTGCTTGCCTCTTTATT GACATAATATTCTTTGACAAAGGTGGACATTTACTTCTAAAATTAATAAGGGTATCATGA
- the LOC113105770 gene encoding leucine-rich repeat extensin-like protein 5 isoform X1 yields MSEPGCPAQDSSPGLQTDDQSPPVQPPLNQSEPIYEVGLEDHDEHIYMCPDLGPPPAGLQPESPPLPVQPVMNPPGPSNPVPHQVQSYTGCPAQDSSPGLQTDDQSPPVQPPLNQSEPIYEVDLEDHDEHIYMCPEPDPPPAVLQPESPPLPVQPVMYPPGPVNTPYIFQPNKDYPVQSYVPCAIPQTAGPGLVPPAMGLEPQNQPLPVQTVMNPGNPTAHQLQSYTVGYPFQNYPPYTIAQTAGPGLVPPATGLEPQNQPLPVQTVMNPPDPSNPTPHLVQSYTGHPLQNNFSNPMPESEVTDLQSENQQPLVQSVLKQPDPSNPVFHQPQPYAAPAVPPPVLLFGVPPGLEYLTQIDQILIHQEIECIKMLSGFETDNQYEIKNSIGQEIYHVKEESDCLVRNLFGPAHGFKMHIKDSMDQEIIQLHRPMRCFLQEIEVQAPPGVIIGYVKQEWSVIPTFTILGPSYEELLKIQGPIFPFLRCGDVEFEVKGIIGEQTIGRITKQQSGLIKQCITDTSNFCIQFPLDLDVKMKAVLLGACLFIDIIFFDKGGHLLLKLIRVS; encoded by the exons ATGTCAGAACCAG GTTGTCCAGCCCAGGACTCTAGCCCAGGACTCCAGACAGATGATCAGTCTCCTCCAGTTCAGCCACCTTTGAATCAGTCTGAACCCATTTATGAAGTTGGTCTTGAGGATCATGATGAACACAtatacatgt GTCCTGATCTGGGTCCTCCACCTGCTGGGCTTCAGCCAGAGAGTCCACCACTTCCTGTTCAGCCCGTCATGAATCCGCCTGGTCCAAGTAATCCAGTACCTCACCAGGTTCAGTCATAcacag GTTGTCCAGCCCAGGACTCTAGCCCAGGACTCCAGACAGATGATCAGTCTCCTCCAGTTCAGCCACCTTTGAATCAGTCTGAACCCATTTATGAAGTTGATCTCGAGGATCATGATGAACACAtatacatgt GTCCTGAGCCGGATCCTCCACCTGCCGTGCTTCAGCCAGAGAGTCCACCACTTCCTGTTCAGCCCGTCATGTATCCTCCTGGTCCAGTGAACACACCTTACATATTTCAGCCGAATAAAG ACTATCCAGTCCAGAGCTATGTTCCATGTGCCATACCTCAGACAGCGGGACCTGGACTGGTTCCTCCAGCCATGGGACTAGAGCCACAGAATCAACCACTTCCGGTTCAGACAGTCATGAATCCAGGTAATCCAACAGCTCACCAGCTTCAGTCATACACag TAGGCTACCCATTCCAGAATTACCCTCCATATACCATAGCTCAGACAGCGGGACCTGGACTGGTTCCTCCAGCCACGGGGCTAGAGCCACAGAATCAACCACTTCCTGTTCAGACAGTCATGAATCCGCCTGATCCAAGTAATCCAACACCTCACCTGGTTCAGTCATACACag GTCATCCCCTCCAAAACAACTTTTCAAATCCCATGCCTGAGTCAGAAGTCACAGACCTTCAGTCAGAGAATCAACAACCTCTAGTTCAGTCAGTCTTGAAACAGCCTGATCCAAGCAACCCAGTATTTCACCAGCCTCAGCCATATGCAG CACCTGCAGTTCCTCCACCAGTCCTACTTTTTGGAGTACCACCCGGTCTCGAGTACCTCACTCAG ATCGACCAGATACTTATTCACCAAGAAATAGAGTGTATAAAGA TGTTAAGTGGCTTTGAGACAGACAACCAGTATGAGATCAAGAACAGCATCGGGCAAGAGATCTACCATGTTAAAGAAGAGAGTGACTGCTTAGTACGCAATCTCTTTGGTCCAGCACAtggttttaaaatgcatattaaggACAGCATGGACCAAGAGATCATTCAGTTGCACAGACCAATGCGCTGCTTCCTGCAAGAG ATTGAGGTCCAGGCTCCTCCTGGAGTAATCATAGGCTATGTGAAACAGGAGTGGTCCGTCATACCAACATTCACCATCCTGGGCCCCAGTTATGAGGAACTACTGAAGATCCAGGGACCCATCTTCCCATTCCTTCGCTGTGGTGATGTAGAATTTGag GTTAAAGGCATTATTGGTGAACAAACTATTGGTCGAATCACAAAACAACAGAGTGGTTTAATAAAGCAATGCATCACTGATACCAGCAACTTTTGTATCCAGTTCCCTCTGGACTTGGATGTTAAAATGAAGGCTGTACTTTTGGGTGCTTGCCTCTTTATT GACATAATATTCTTTGACAAAGGTGGACATTTACTTCTAAAATTAATAAGGGTATCATGA